The sequence GACAGGTAACGACTATGCCGGTCGGCTGGTGGGTAATCCGGACCGCCGAATCTGTCGTATTGATATGCTGTCCGCCCGCACCGGTAGCCCGGTACGTATCGATCTTCAGATCCTCGGTGCGGATCTCAATGTCGATGTCTTCATTGATTTCCGGCACCACATCGCAGGATACAAATGAGGTATGCCGGCGGCCGGAAGCATCGAACGGGGAAATGCGCACCAGACGGTGAACGCCTTTTTCCGCTTTCAGATAGCCATATGCGTTATAGCCTTTGATCAGCAGCGTTACGCTTTTGATTCCAGCTTCATCTCCTGGCAGATAGTCCAGAACCTCCACCTTGAAACCGCGCTTCTCCGCCCACCGGGTATACATTCTGAGTAGCATCTGGCCCCAGTCCTGGGATTCGGTTCCGCCTGCGCCTGGGTGGAGCTCCAGAATGGCATTCAGCTTATCGTAAGGCTGATTAAGCAGGAGCTGAAGTTCAAATTCCTCAAGCTTGCCCGTCAGCGCTGATACATTTGTTCCGATCTCGGCAGCCAGTTCCTCGTCGCCTTCTTCCTCGGCAAGTTCGGCCATAAGCAGCGCATCGTCATATTCCTGCTGCAGCTTCTGATATTGGTCCACACTGGATTTAACAGCGTTCATTTCGGCAATAACGCCCTGCGCCTTCTCATTATCATCCCAGAAATCCGGAGCAGCCATCTTCTCCTCGAAGTTGGCGATCATCTCCTGCTTGAGGTCTAAGTCAAAGAGACCCCCTAAGGTTAGTTAATTTCTTGCCGATTTCGCGCAAGTCTTGCTTTACACTTGGATCAATCATGACTCACTGCACCTTTCCGTGAAAAATATACTTGAAAAGATTTAATCAGGAAGAAACGGCTGAGCCGCTTACGGGAATCTCCCCGGCCCAGCCGTTCTACGTTTTCATCCTGACGCCTTTACCGGCGGAATAACTCTTAGGCGTTTTGTCCGTGACAGTTCTTAAATTTCTTGCCGCTGCCGCAAGGACAAGGATCATTGCGTCCCACCG is a genomic window of Paenibacillus durus ATCC 35681 containing:
- the prfB gene encoding peptide chain release factor 2 (programmed frameshift), which gives rise to MIDPSVKQDLREIGKKLTNLRGSLDLDLKQEMIANFEEKMAAPDFWDDNEKAQGVIAEMNAVKSSVDQYQKLQQEYDDALLMAELAEEEGDEELAAEIGTNVSALTGKLEEFELQLLLNQPYDKLNAILELHPGAGGTESQDWGQMLLRMYTRWAEKRGFKVEVLDYLPGDEAGIKSVTLLIKGYNAYGYLKAEKGVHRLVRISPFDASGRRHTSFVSCDVVPEINEDIDIEIRTEDLKIDTYRATGAGGQHINTTDSAVRITHQPTGIVVTCQNERSQIKNRERAMTMLRSKLYERKLEEQQRELDEIRGEQSDIAWGSQIRSYVFHPYSMVKDHRTSVETGNVGSVMDGDLDAFIDGYLRSQIKTEAE